The DNA window GTTGAGGACAAATTCAAAATTATCAAAGAAATCCTGGCCTCTGCGAATTCGTTTTGTTGCACGGATGGGATATTCATGACCCAGATGCGTATCGGAAAGGAAAAGGATTTTGATCATGCAGCAAAATTAGCATGAAAATGTGCACTGACAAAAAGAAGGGATAGAATCTATTTTGTATGATATTGATCTAATAATGCTTGCTTTTTGAACGACCATTTTCATCATAAAAAAGCCAATTCCCACTTCGAATTCCATTATTAAATGAGCCTTCCTCTTTTTTTTCTCCATTTTCATAGAAATAGCTCCACAAGCCATCTTCCATACAGTGGATGAAGTTGCCTTTTTCTTTAATATGTCCATTCTTGTAATAAAACACATAAGGTCCGTTCATATAAAAATCGAGATAGGTAATAATGCTTTGAACCTGCCCATTCGCATAATAGGTTGTTTGTTTTCCATTTAACAAACCTTTATCGTATTCAGAAACTGAAAATTTATTTCCCGGACTATACCATGATATCACAGTACCTTTAAAAGGCTTGTTCGATTTCTTCAAATAGGTTATTCCATCTCTGCTCTCTACTTCCAAGATATCAACTGTTTGAGAACAGGAGTTTAGGGTTATTATGGCAAGAAAAATAAATATATAGGCTGACTTCATTATCAAGATTTTCTGCAAAATTATAGGTTTATCCATTGTTAGAAAATTCACGTTTCAATATATGTGCAAATACATCTTTACAATTTGGATTCAATTGGTATTAAAAAAATACACAAATTTGATTTATCGTATATTCGTAAACCATCAAAAATAAATCCATGAAAAAGTTATCAGCTAAACATAACGCTTTTGTTATTCCTTTCCTGATTATTGTTTTTTCAGCTTTTCTATTTTCTTTTAGTGTCCCATCGAGCAAGAAGAAGGTTAAGAAGGTGAAAATTGAAATAAAAAATGGTGGATTGAAAATTAATAAAAATGAGTTTATTAGTCCTTGGTCACATAACCGATTTATACATGCCATAGGAAAAGAAGATCGAGTTGACCCAGGTGTAAATGATATTTGTACCTACGACAAATTGGGAATAATTTTATATAAAAGTCCAAGCTCTGATGAAGTAAGTGATTTTAATATTTATATGGGAAATGATCCTAGTGAAGATTATTCATTTATACCAAAAGGACGATTTAGAGGATTATTAATAATAGACGGACTTAAATTTTCATCCAATACGAGTCTGGAAGAAGTTAAAAAGAAATTGCCTGATTATAATTTCACGAAATCGGTTATTGGCGCTTGGAGGGGAGAGAATAACAATTTATATGTCTATATCCAGTATGATGAAACAGACAAAAATATATACTGGTTTTCGTTTGGGATTAAAGATTAGAAACTCTTTTTAATTCGTAAGAACACAAATGTTCCTTTTCCTCCCATTGCTGCATCGCTGAAAAAAGATTGAGCGACCAGCGAAAAATCAAGATTTTCTGCTAATGAATAGGAGATAGTTGGTCCTACAAAAAAGGATTTGTCATTAGGACTATACATCGCTGAAACAGAACCATTCATCAATGGTGTTATCGGATATGCAAGCATTCCCATAAATGACCATTTGGTTAGTGAAAGATTTTTAGCACTTAAATCCATAAAATAGAATTCATTTAAATCAAAATCACCATCCTCCTTGCCATTCAAATTATAAAGCACTTCTGTTTGAAACATCAATGAATTCTTAAACGTATAATCATAACCTGCACTGACCAATAGGGCAGGATTTGAAGATGATGTGC is part of the Bacteroidota bacterium genome and encodes:
- a CDS encoding toxin-antitoxin system YwqK family antitoxin yields the protein MKSAYIFIFLAIITLNSCSQTVDILEVESRDGITYLKKSNKPFKGTVISWYSPGNKFSVSEYDKGLLNGKQTTYYANGQVQSIITYLDFYMNGPYVFYYKNGHIKEKGNFIHCMEDGLWSYFYENGEKKEEGSFNNGIRSGNWLFYDENGRSKSKHY